The nucleotide sequence GAGCTGAACGTGCCGGGGACGGTCCCGGGATGCGTGCCCGACGGCTCAGGCACGATCCCGGGCTGCGTGCCGGGCGGCTGGGGGACGGTCCGGGGCCGCGTGTCGGGCGGCGCGGTGTCCTGCGGGACGGGCGCCTGCCACGGGCTCTGCTGTGCCGGGGCGGCGGGCGCGACCATCGCGGTCGACGCCCAGTCCGGGATCGGCGGCGGGGGCGGCACGTCGCTCCCCACCGGAACCGTGCCCGCCGTGCTGTCCGCCGTGCCGTACGCCAGGTCCGTGACCGGCAGTCCGAGTTCGGCCTGCATGCCGCGCAGCGCCTGCGCGAACGCGACCGCGTCCGGATACCGGTCGGCGGGCGCCTTGGCCATCGCCCGCGCGATCACCGCGTGGACGCCCGGCGGTACGTGCGGCCCGAACGGCGGCGGCGCGTCGTTCAGGATCCGCAGCATGAGCTGCGCCATGCCCTCGCCCTTCGGCCCCTTGAACGCGGGCCGTCCCGCGAGGAGCTGGTAGAGCGTCGAGCCGAGCGAGTACAGGTCCGAGCCGACCCCGGCGGGCCGTCCCTCCAGCACTTCGGGCGCGGCGTGGTGCGGGGTGAACGCCTGCGTGTGCTGGGCGTCCAGGGAGTCCACGAGCCGGGCGATCCCGAAGTCGGCGAGCGCGGGCTCCCCGTACCGCGACACGAGGATGTTCTGCGGCTTGATGTCGCGGTGCAGCACGTCGATCTCGTGGACGGCCGCCAGCGCGCCCGCGATCTTCACCCCGACCCGCAGCGCGTCCGCGACCGGCAGCGGCCCGTCCCGGTCCAGCCGGTCGGCGAGCGCGCCGTGCTCGAAGTACTCCATCGCGATGTACGGCGAGCCCGCCCGCGTCGTCCCGGTGTCGAGGACGGTCACGACGTTCGGATGCCCCGACAGTCGCGCGGTGATCGTGCACTCGCGCTGGAACCGGCGCAGCGCCGCGTCGTCCACGGCGTGGACCGACAGCACCTTCAGCGCGACGAGACGGTCGAGCCGCTCCTGCCGGGCGCGGTAGACGACGCTGAACCCGCCCTCCCCGGCCCTGTCCAGCACGCGGTAGCCGGGCACGTCCTCGGTCATCGGGAGCGGGATCCTCTGCTCGGGGGGCGGGCGTTCCAGCGTAGTACGCGGACGATTCGGACGCCGCATCCGCGCCGCGCCGCACGCGTGAACGGCCTCACATCGCGGAAAGGCGGAATTGCCCTTTATCGCGGGTCCGGGTTCCGTCAATTCGGCTGTCCACCGCGTCCGCGATCTCTAGCCTTTCCGCATCACGACGCGAAGAGGAGGGGGCGCGATGCCGGAGACGACCGGAGAGAAGCCCGCCACGGGAACGCTTTACCGCGATCTCGTCTGGCTCGCCTATCTCGTCCTGCCCGACCGGGGCACCCGCACCCGGCGGATCGCGCTCGCGCGGCGCATCGCCGACGCGGCCGTCGCCGGGCGCCC is from Actinomadura rubteroloni and encodes:
- a CDS encoding serine/threonine-protein kinase, encoding MTEDVPGYRVLDRAGEGGFSVVYRARQERLDRLVALKVLSVHAVDDAALRRFQRECTITARLSGHPNVVTVLDTGTTRAGSPYIAMEYFEHGALADRLDRDGPLPVADALRVGVKIAGALAAVHEIDVLHRDIKPQNILVSRYGEPALADFGIARLVDSLDAQHTQAFTPHHAAPEVLEGRPAGVGSDLYSLGSTLYQLLAGRPAFKGPKGEGMAQLMLRILNDAPPPFGPHVPPGVHAVIARAMAKAPADRYPDAVAFAQALRGMQAELGLPVTDLAYGTADSTAGTVPVGSDVPPPPPIPDWASTAMVAPAAPAQQSPWQAPVPQDTAPPDTRPRTVPQPPGTQPGIVPEPSGTHPGTVPGTFSSHVGSLGTHPGAVPAPSGTHPGTLPQPPARRDGPRPGLIIAASVALVGGLAAGVGALVWGGGDKPSPPPAPKAATPVASAAPSADTGPIPRSRYTATRPRGVVVRPYGTTAALSWKLPAASRQLAILVLKKPADGQAVVSAGNGAQAVTVTGLNAKRGYCFRVGALLRVNQGKAADVSWSSPVCVRGARTAR